Proteins encoded in a region of the Myxococcales bacterium genome:
- a CDS encoding serine/threonine protein kinase — protein sequence MSRAPAPGTIVARKYRVEGALSSGGEGQGEGQGEGQGEGCAVVAMHLHLDQRVALKLPRPAGLDGDNAPSRFAREARTAARLRGDHTVQLLDVEQLDDGRPLLVFEYLTGHDLATVAQARGPLPVEEALRYALETCEALAEAHGARVVHGSLRLRRLFLAERPGKRPRVKVLGFGAASADGLSCSAARSGAYRSPEQLISPMHVDARTDQWGLGAALYELLAGARPFDGASTAHMLSAVLMGAPRRLREVRPEVPHGLDDVVLRCLRSTPADRFSDIAVLAAALAPFAAQSDRSSAGVAARLLDNAAASTAPTLPPPADGASAATAANTENGASGSTPGRRSVPPAASASRRPDPREEPTPEGLLREALVESLRPAPRSQTSGSDRPGRAGLTEVHRKPDGPRDPRREAE from the coding sequence ATGAGTCGAGCGCCCGCACCAGGGACGATCGTCGCGCGGAAGTATCGAGTCGAAGGCGCCCTCAGCTCTGGGGGCGAGGGGCAGGGCGAGGGGCAGGGCGAGGGGCAGGGCGAGGGGTGCGCGGTCGTGGCCATGCACCTGCACCTCGATCAGCGCGTGGCGTTGAAGCTGCCGCGCCCCGCGGGGCTCGACGGCGACAACGCTCCGTCGCGGTTCGCACGCGAGGCGCGCACCGCCGCGCGGTTGAGGGGCGACCACACCGTGCAGCTGCTCGACGTCGAGCAGCTCGACGACGGGCGCCCTCTCCTCGTCTTCGAATACCTGACGGGGCACGATCTCGCCACCGTAGCGCAGGCGCGTGGGCCGCTCCCCGTCGAGGAGGCGCTGCGCTACGCGCTCGAGACCTGCGAGGCGCTGGCCGAGGCGCACGGGGCGCGTGTGGTGCACGGCAGCCTGCGGCTCCGCCGCCTCTTCCTTGCCGAGCGGCCGGGGAAGCGCCCGCGAGTGAAAGTGCTCGGCTTCGGCGCGGCGAGCGCCGATGGTCTCTCGTGCAGCGCGGCGCGGTCCGGTGCCTACCGCTCTCCCGAGCAGCTCATCTCGCCCATGCACGTGGACGCGAGGACCGACCAGTGGGGGCTCGGCGCCGCGCTCTACGAGCTGCTCGCGGGCGCGCGACCGTTCGACGGCGCGTCGACCGCGCACATGCTCTCCGCGGTGCTCATGGGGGCCCCTCGGCGGTTGCGAGAGGTTCGCCCGGAGGTTCCCCACGGCCTGGACGACGTGGTGTTGCGCTGTCTGCGCTCGACGCCGGCCGACCGCTTCTCGGACATCGCGGTGCTCGCCGCCGCGCTCGCGCCGTTCGCCGCGCAGAGCGACCGAAGCAGCGCGGGCGTCGCCGCGCGGTTGCTCGACAACGCGGCCGCCTCGACGGCGCCCACGCTCCCGCCCCCCGCGGACGGCGCGAGCGCCGCGACCGCCGCAAACACGGAGAACGGCGCAAGCGGGTCGACGCCGGGGCGCAGGTCGGTCCCGCCCGCCGCCTCGGCGTCGAGGCGGCCCGATCCGCGCGAGGAGCCAACCCCTGAGGGACTGCTGCGCGAGGCGCTCGTCGAGTCGCTTCGACCTGCGCCGCGCTCGCAGACCTCGGGCTCCGACCGCCCGGGGCGCGCGGGCCTGACCGAGGTGCACAGGAAGCCCGACGGCCCCCGCGACCCTCGCCGCGAAGCGGAGTGA
- a CDS encoding GNAT family N-acetyltransferase — protein MAYVAQPLDLDTQRDVLTALWEENLSDPGIATAKERRVTWLYGENPAGPSRTFLVNDDKDGLIGCASAYPRRVVFGAHEVRAGVLSDFAVKRAHRAAGAAVTVQRTIAQAAKEESTALLYGYPNKASTPIFKRIGYKVVGEASDYIKPLRAGAYLERLIKPQVERRAPALAPYLEGPALESITAVGGVLADLAVGAAERVARYGLGFDLLFEDSSRVDARYDALWERARGQVAIEQPRDAAYLNWRYADFTTARYRFFSAASRSSGQVVGFVVYTLQNGWVNVADLFVESAVVHQDPLLAAFASAMRGEGHKAICIAHVGTKALAPRLERHGFVARPNGRFLMAQVLDAAPSELRTAALDIESWSMFDGELDI, from the coding sequence ATGGCCTACGTCGCGCAGCCACTCGATCTCGACACGCAACGAGACGTTCTCACCGCCCTCTGGGAGGAGAACCTCTCCGATCCCGGCATCGCGACCGCGAAGGAGCGCCGCGTCACCTGGCTCTATGGCGAGAACCCGGCGGGCCCCTCGCGCACGTTCCTCGTGAACGACGACAAAGACGGCCTCATCGGCTGCGCCTCGGCTTACCCGCGGCGGGTGGTGTTCGGTGCCCACGAAGTGCGCGCGGGGGTGCTCTCCGACTTCGCGGTGAAGCGCGCTCACCGCGCCGCCGGCGCCGCTGTGACCGTGCAGCGCACGATCGCCCAGGCAGCCAAGGAGGAGAGCACGGCGCTGCTCTACGGATACCCCAACAAGGCGTCGACTCCCATCTTCAAGCGCATTGGCTATAAGGTCGTCGGCGAGGCGAGCGACTACATCAAGCCGCTCCGCGCGGGGGCCTACCTCGAGCGGCTCATCAAGCCCCAGGTCGAGAGGCGGGCCCCGGCGCTCGCGCCGTACTTGGAGGGCCCCGCGCTCGAGTCGATCACCGCCGTGGGTGGCGTGCTCGCGGACCTCGCCGTAGGCGCCGCCGAGCGCGTCGCGCGCTACGGGCTCGGCTTCGACCTCCTGTTCGAGGACTCGTCCCGGGTCGACGCGCGCTACGACGCGCTCTGGGAGCGCGCGCGCGGCCAGGTCGCGATCGAGCAGCCCCGCGACGCGGCCTACCTCAACTGGCGCTACGCCGACTTCACGACGGCGCGCTACCGCTTCTTCTCCGCCGCCTCGCGCAGCAGCGGGCAGGTGGTCGGCTTCGTCGTGTACACCCTCCAGAACGGGTGGGTGAACGTCGCCGATCTCTTCGTCGAGAGCGCGGTGGTGCACCAAGACCCCCTCCTCGCGGCGTTCGCGAGCGCGATGCGGGGCGAGGGGCACAAGGCCATCTGCATCGCCCACGTGGGCACGAAGGCGCTGGCTCCCCGCCTCGAGCGCCACGGCTTCGTCGCCCGACCCAACGGGCGCTTCCTGATGGCGCAAGTGCTCGACGCCGCTCCCTCCGAGCTGCGGACGGCGGCGCTCGACATCGAGAGCTGGTCGATGTTCGACGGCGAGCTCGACATCTAG
- a CDS encoding glycosyltransferase translates to MVVPVAFVVNNFDVGGLEKVVLSLIRTLDRAKFEPFAVCVDGRGKLFDDVPLPADHMLVLDKSRARKIGPFSFDPTVLTRMARFFFERDIRIVHAHNLAPLVFSGVAARLVLPRPKLVYSEHNQIYSASETHARRFGYYVKLADRVVAVSEDLQRTLSRRVGLTKNVSVIHNGIDGRRFTRDEGAIARIRAELGVGPDEHLVGTAVVLSKQKGIVHLLGAAERVLAKDPKVRFAIAGDGPLRAELEADLARRGLGDRVRFLGYRSDIPQFVSALDTYVLSSLWEGLPLALLEGLAIGVPIVATTVGGNPEVIVEGENGFLVPPQDDEALAEALLRVKAGGPELARAVRARGRARFDAKFSEQAMTRAHERLFMSLLA, encoded by the coding sequence ATGGTCGTGCCCGTTGCGTTCGTCGTGAACAACTTCGACGTCGGAGGCCTCGAGAAGGTCGTGCTGAGCCTCATCCGCACGCTCGACCGCGCCAAGTTCGAGCCCTTCGCGGTGTGCGTCGACGGGCGCGGGAAGCTGTTCGACGACGTACCGCTGCCCGCCGACCACATGCTCGTGCTCGACAAGTCCAGGGCCCGCAAGATCGGCCCGTTCTCCTTCGACCCCACCGTGCTCACCCGCATGGCGCGCTTCTTCTTCGAGCGCGACATCCGCATCGTCCACGCGCACAACCTCGCCCCGCTCGTGTTCTCCGGCGTCGCCGCGCGGCTCGTGCTCCCGCGACCGAAGCTGGTCTACTCCGAGCACAACCAGATCTACAGCGCGAGCGAGACCCACGCGAGGCGCTTCGGCTACTACGTCAAGCTCGCGGACCGCGTGGTGGCGGTCTCCGAAGACCTCCAGCGCACCCTCTCGCGGCGCGTCGGCCTCACGAAGAACGTGTCGGTCATTCACAACGGCATCGACGGCCGGCGCTTCACTCGCGACGAGGGCGCGATCGCGCGCATTCGCGCGGAGCTCGGCGTAGGCCCCGACGAACACCTCGTGGGTACGGCCGTGGTGCTCTCGAAGCAGAAGGGCATCGTGCACCTGCTCGGGGCGGCGGAGCGCGTGCTCGCGAAGGACCCCAAGGTGCGCTTCGCGATCGCCGGCGACGGCCCGCTCCGCGCGGAGCTCGAGGCCGATCTCGCGCGTCGTGGCCTGGGCGACCGCGTGCGGTTCTTGGGGTATCGCTCCGACATCCCGCAGTTCGTGTCGGCGCTCGACACCTACGTGCTCTCGTCGCTTTGGGAGGGCCTCCCGCTGGCGCTGCTCGAAGGGCTCGCGATCGGCGTGCCCATCGTCGCCACCACGGTCGGCGGCAACCCCGAGGTCATCGTCGAGGGGGAGAACGGCTTCCTCGTGCCACCGCAGGACGACGAGGCGCTCGCCGAGGCGCTCCTGCGCGTGAAGGCGGGAGGCCCGGAGCTCGCGCGGGCGGTGCGCGCGCGGGGTCGGGCGCGGTTCGACGCCAAGTTCAGCGAACAGGCGATGACCCGGGCGCACGAGCGCCTGTTCATGTCGCTGCTCGCGTGA